From a single Nicotiana tomentosiformis chromosome 2, ASM39032v3, whole genome shotgun sequence genomic region:
- the LOC104115037 gene encoding transcription factor TCP13-like, with translation MITREVNKQEGDPNKDGNKSTPNNKASSSSNSTTSWTRLKDPRIVRVSRAFGGKDRHSKVCTVRGLRDRRVRLSVPTAIQLYDLQDRLGLNQPSKVVDWLLNAAKHEIDELPPLQIPPGSLNPNLYSMLGIGGSQINKEVGLKNTSSTSINWDVPLEPSNNVALPYNSNFLKWDPSNLSLAHSENHHNVTSSSHQHEDIHNFNVMSMPIGSQVLVYPQGLPQSFFHPHNINAGASSDQFDPREINFQMLSSENPMSSANSFRHSIDSTNQSHVRPFHFLPSQNSEGREPNEDREFHNSN, from the coding sequence ATGATTACAAGAGAAGTAAACAAGCAAGAGGGAGATCCAAATAAAGATGGCAATAAGAGCACTCCAAATAATAAGGCTTCTTCTTCATCTAATTCAACAACATCATGGACAAGACTAAAAGATCCAAGAATTGTTCGTGTTTCGCGAGCTTTTGGAGGAAAAGATAGGCACAGTAAAGTTTGCACTGTAAGAGGGCTAAGAGATCGACGAGTAAGGCTTTCGGTTCCAACTGCTATTCAATTATATGATCTTCAAGACAGATTAGGGCTTAATCAACCTAGCAAAGTTGTTGATTGGTTGCTTAATGCAGCTAAGCATGAAATTGATGAATTGCCTCCATTGCAAATTCCACCGGGGAGTTTGAACCCAAATCTTTATTCTATGTTAGGAATTGGAGGTTCTCAAATTAATAAAGAGGTCGGTCTTAAGAACACGAGTAGTACCAGCATCAATTGGGATGTtccattggaaccatcaaataaTGTTGCTTTACCATATAATTCTAATTTCTTGAAATGGGATCCTTCAAATTTATCCCTAGCTCATTCAGAAAATCATCATAATGTGACTTCATCATCTCATCAACATGAAGATATTCACAACTTCAATGTAATGTCTATGCCAATAGGTTCACAAGTTCTTGTTTATCCACAAGGATTACCACAATCATTTTTCCATCCACATAATATTAATGCTGGAGCATCATCAGATCAGTTTGATCCGAGAGAAATCAACTTTCAAATGTTGAGTTCAGAAAATCCCATGTCAAGTGCTAATTCCTTTAGACATTCTATTGACTCCACTAACCAATCTCATGTAAGACCTTTCCATTTTCTACCATCTCAAAATAGTGAAGGAAGGGAGCCTAACGAGGATAGGGAGTTTCATAATTCCAATTGA